The following are encoded in a window of Shewanella psychrotolerans genomic DNA:
- a CDS encoding efflux RND transporter periplasmic adaptor subunit has protein sequence MKFLEVVSLMRIQHPLSVGFILSICSLFASAEPIKTITVNPQQLPQWITLDAQLESVKAATVSAQTSGRILKINYDVNDIVPQGAALLEITSIAQGAELAAAEADYARALAQNEEAQKQRKRYEELFPKGAISQGDMDQAIANAKSTAQAVSAAKARIIQANESVKYTSVSAPFAGVVTQRFVEVGETVAPGQPLLSGFSTDQMRAVTHVPLRYIDALRAQPDIELTLNDQHKIKSQALTIFSFADPKSHSYKTRIALPQGLPNLMPGMWVKAKFVAGQRSTMVIPKSAIIFQNEICAVYLQQQGTFLLNQIRLGAEHDDSYDVLSGLNAGDVIAKDAYNVLLNINK, from the coding sequence ATGAAGTTTTTGGAGGTCGTCAGTCTTATGCGTATTCAACACCCATTATCAGTTGGTTTTATTCTCTCTATTTGCAGTCTATTTGCATCTGCAGAGCCCATAAAAACCATTACCGTTAATCCTCAACAGTTGCCGCAATGGATCACCCTTGATGCACAGCTTGAGTCAGTTAAGGCCGCGACGGTATCGGCGCAAACCTCTGGACGCATCCTAAAAATCAATTACGATGTGAACGATATTGTGCCTCAAGGTGCGGCGCTATTAGAAATTACAAGTATCGCCCAAGGTGCAGAGCTAGCGGCGGCCGAAGCCGATTACGCTAGAGCGCTTGCACAAAATGAGGAAGCACAAAAGCAGCGTAAACGTTATGAAGAACTTTTTCCTAAAGGCGCAATATCACAAGGCGACATGGATCAAGCCATTGCCAATGCAAAGTCGACCGCACAAGCAGTAAGTGCTGCAAAAGCACGCATTATTCAGGCCAATGAGTCGGTCAAATATACCAGCGTTAGTGCACCATTTGCAGGCGTAGTCACCCAACGTTTTGTTGAAGTTGGTGAAACGGTCGCTCCAGGACAGCCACTATTAAGTGGATTCTCTACCGATCAAATGCGAGCCGTTACCCATGTACCACTGCGGTATATCGACGCTCTCAGAGCGCAGCCAGATATTGAATTAACACTCAATGATCAACACAAAATTAAGTCACAAGCATTAACCATCTTCTCTTTTGCCGACCCCAAAAGTCATAGCTATAAGACTCGGATAGCTCTTCCCCAAGGTCTACCCAATTTAATGCCAGGAATGTGGGTCAAAGCCAAATTTGTTGCAGGTCAACGCAGCACTATGGTCATACCAAAATCAGCCATTATTTTTCAAAATGAGATCTGTGCCGTTTATTTACAGCAACAAGGAACATTCCTACTCAATCAGATCCGATTAGGTGCCGAACACGATGATAGTTATGACGTACTCTCTGGGCTAAATGCTGGCGATGTTATCGCAAAAGATGCTTATAACGTACTGCTTAATATCAATAAATAG
- a CDS encoding VOC family protein, whose translation MAKVIGLGGIFFKSEDPNALALWYKTHLQIPVENWGGAAFYLNNLMPTAASGYSVWTPMSADSDYLHPSEKSFMFNLIVDDLDGALEQVRNGGAQVIAETEESEFGRFGWFVDPDGNKVELWQASETP comes from the coding sequence ATGGCTAAAGTAATTGGACTCGGTGGCATATTCTTTAAAAGCGAAGATCCCAACGCATTGGCGCTGTGGTACAAGACCCACCTTCAAATACCTGTCGAAAACTGGGGCGGTGCCGCCTTCTATCTGAATAATCTCATGCCGACCGCAGCTTCGGGCTACAGTGTTTGGACGCCGATGTCGGCTGATTCAGATTACCTTCATCCCTCTGAAAAATCTTTTATGTTTAATTTAATTGTCGATGATCTAGACGGCGCGCTAGAACAGGTAAGAAATGGCGGTGCACAAGTCATTGCAGAAACAGAAGAGTCAGAGTTTGGTCGCTTTGGTTGGTTTGTTGATCCCGATGGTAATAAAGTCGAATTATGGCAAGCTAGCGAAACACCATGA
- a CDS encoding S8 family serine peptidase — translation MTVKKTTAVAMSLSALALAIAANVNAAPSKGLQLQAESARLAHASPLPKRYIVKFKNAQASAALSSNAIETADYQPRANEVFSHHRALNSVAAKQMKRIGRSNAYSAQLDSKAIKALKLRADVDYVEEDMPRRLLSETTPWGQTYVGATSLSDSQAGNRTICIIDSGYDRSHSDLSGNNVTGTNNSGTANWYEPGAGNAHGTHVAGTIAAIANNDGVVGVMPNQNANIHVIKVFNADGWGYSSSLVSAVDTCVNNGANVVTMSLGGASSSTTERNALAAHANNGVLLIAAAGNDGNNTHSYPASYDAVMSVAAVDNNKDHAAFSQYTNQVEISGPGEAILSTVTRGEGRLANIIAGGQSYFASGVVPHNRYVQSSGNYVGTPIVGSVTAELAECSVSGSTFNCGNMTGKVCLVERVGNQGTSYPEIDAVKACNNAGAQAAIVFSNATLPGLQNPFLVDTNNEAPMVSVSVDRATGQALRAHIGTSVTVANTDNEDYEYYNGTSMATPHVSGVATLVWSFHPECSAAQVRTALTATAEDLETAGRDDKTGYGLINAVAAKAYLDESCDGPTDPGTGGGTGGDNVLVNGVAKTNLTGAKDDQLHFSIDVPAGASDLNFAMSGGTGDADLYVQYGAAPTSSRYDCRPWKSGNSESCPISTAQAGTYYVMVQGYSAFSGVNLTASFTEQSSGGNTGGGGAASYTNNTTYAIPDNNATGIKSPISVVRTGDSGMVSVTVNITHTYIGDLQVELHSPSGQVAILHDNTGGSADNIVKTYTVDMSGVDSAGTWNLKAVDSARRDTGSIDAWQISFQ, via the coding sequence ATGACAGTTAAAAAAACAACTGCGGTCGCTATGTCTTTATCTGCATTAGCTTTGGCTATTGCGGCTAACGTTAACGCTGCACCTTCTAAAGGACTTCAACTGCAAGCAGAGTCGGCTCGATTAGCTCACGCTTCACCACTGCCAAAACGCTATATTGTTAAATTTAAAAACGCACAGGCTAGCGCCGCGCTTAGCTCAAATGCAATTGAAACTGCTGATTATCAACCCCGTGCAAATGAAGTTTTTTCTCATCACCGTGCACTAAATAGCGTTGCAGCAAAGCAGATGAAGCGTATTGGCCGCAGCAACGCTTATTCTGCACAGCTTGATTCTAAAGCGATAAAAGCATTAAAACTGCGTGCCGACGTTGACTATGTTGAAGAAGATATGCCGCGTCGCCTATTAAGTGAAACCACACCTTGGGGACAAACTTACGTCGGTGCAACTAGCTTGAGTGATAGCCAAGCTGGTAACCGTACAATTTGTATTATTGACTCTGGTTATGACCGCAGTCATAGCGATCTCAGTGGAAATAATGTCACTGGTACCAATAATTCTGGTACCGCTAACTGGTATGAACCAGGTGCAGGTAATGCTCACGGTACTCACGTCGCTGGAACCATCGCTGCTATCGCCAACAATGATGGTGTCGTTGGTGTTATGCCAAACCAAAATGCCAACATCCACGTGATTAAAGTATTCAATGCCGATGGATGGGGCTATTCATCATCTTTAGTGTCGGCGGTAGATACCTGTGTCAATAATGGCGCGAATGTTGTCACTATGAGTCTAGGTGGCGCAAGTTCTAGTACCACTGAACGTAACGCGTTAGCCGCACATGCTAACAATGGCGTGTTATTAATTGCTGCTGCGGGTAATGATGGCAATAATACCCACAGTTATCCAGCATCTTACGATGCGGTAATGTCGGTTGCAGCTGTCGATAACAACAAAGATCACGCGGCATTTTCTCAGTATACCAACCAAGTTGAGATCTCTGGTCCTGGTGAAGCGATTCTTTCAACTGTGACTCGTGGTGAAGGTCGTTTAGCCAATATCATCGCAGGCGGTCAATCATATTTTGCCAGTGGCGTCGTGCCACACAATCGCTACGTTCAATCTTCAGGTAACTATGTGGGGACTCCGATAGTCGGCTCTGTTACGGCTGAATTGGCCGAATGTTCGGTTTCTGGCAGTACTTTTAATTGCGGTAATATGACGGGTAAAGTGTGTCTGGTTGAGCGTGTCGGTAACCAAGGCACAAGCTATCCAGAAATTGATGCCGTTAAAGCCTGTAACAATGCAGGTGCTCAAGCGGCCATCGTATTCAGTAATGCTACCCTTCCTGGGCTTCAAAATCCTTTCCTAGTGGACACCAACAATGAGGCACCGATGGTATCGGTATCGGTTGACCGCGCAACTGGGCAAGCACTAAGAGCTCATATTGGCACATCGGTTACTGTGGCGAACACTGATAATGAAGATTACGAATACTACAATGGTACTTCAATGGCTACGCCACATGTATCGGGTGTGGCAACCTTAGTATGGAGCTTCCACCCAGAATGTAGCGCCGCTCAGGTCCGCACTGCATTGACGGCGACAGCTGAAGATCTAGAAACCGCAGGTCGTGATGACAAAACTGGTTACGGTCTTATCAATGCGGTTGCAGCCAAAGCCTACCTTGATGAATCTTGTGATGGACCAACCGATCCTGGAACAGGTGGAGGAACAGGCGGTGACAATGTATTAGTGAATGGTGTTGCGAAAACAAACTTAACTGGCGCTAAAGATGATCAACTGCACTTCTCTATCGATGTTCCTGCTGGTGCTAGCGATCTAAACTTCGCCATGAGCGGTGGTACTGGTGATGCCGATCTGTATGTACAGTATGGCGCAGCACCAACCAGTAGCAGATATGATTGTCGTCCATGGAAAAGTGGTAACAGCGAGTCATGCCCTATCAGTACAGCGCAGGCGGGCACTTACTATGTGATGGTACAAGGTTATAGCGCATTCAGTGGCGTCAACCTAACGGCTAGCTTCACAGAGCAAAGCAGTGGCGGTAACACTGGTGGCGGTGGAGCTGCTAGTTATACCAATAACACGACTTATGCCATCCCAGACAACAACGCAACGGGTATTAAAAGCCCAATAAGCGTTGTTCGAACTGGAGATTCAGGAATGGTTAGTGTGACAGTCAATATCACTCATACCTATATTGGCGATCTTCAAGTGGAGTTACATAGCCCTTCTGGACAAGTCGCGATTTTGCATGATAACACTGGCGGAAGTGCTGACAATATAGTCAAGACCTACACGGTAGATATGTCAGGCGTTGATTCAGCCGGCACTTGGAATCTAAAAGCCGTAGACAGCGCCCGTCGTGACACTGGTAGCATAGATGCTTGGCAGATAAGCTTCCAATAA
- a CDS encoding VF530 family DNA-binding protein, translating into MTQANNPLHGIKLENLLNDLVDHYGWEELGQRIDIRCFNHDPSIKSSLKFLRKTPWAREKVEYLYLKMNKLPLPKLKPQQDRPVSTSSSTSEDKHSSSVNANIWGKNE; encoded by the coding sequence ATGACACAAGCGAACAACCCACTCCACGGAATAAAGTTAGAAAACTTACTCAACGACTTGGTCGACCATTATGGTTGGGAAGAACTAGGTCAGCGTATCGATATTCGCTGCTTTAATCATGATCCAAGCATCAAATCTAGCCTCAAGTTTTTACGTAAAACCCCTTGGGCACGAGAGAAAGTTGAATACCTGTATTTAAAGATGAACAAATTACCATTGCCAAAGCTAAAGCCGCAGCAGGACCGTCCGGTCTCAACATCATCCAGCACTAGCGAAGATAAGCATTCAAGTTCAGTCAATGCCAATATTTGGGGCAAGAACGAGTAA
- a CDS encoding SIMPL domain-containing protein, with product MHKSLATILLGLFICGGLYLLGNSIGKSLVTIRAMERTVTVKGLAELEVDADTAIWPIRFTEVDNDLNSLYKNVQDKSDKVVAFLIKQGFTTEEISSSLPSIQDRQAQGYVDPNVRYRYAAQVTISLYTKRVKLLLSMQRNLLDLAKEGIVISNQDYNGRTEFLFTQLNSIKPKMVQSATENARQTAEKFAIDSQSKLGKIKSASQGQFTINDRDSNTPNIKKVRIVSTLTYYLND from the coding sequence ATGCATAAATCACTTGCAACTATCCTACTGGGATTATTCATCTGCGGTGGACTATATCTACTCGGTAACAGCATAGGTAAAAGTTTGGTGACCATTCGTGCAATGGAACGTACCGTAACGGTTAAAGGTCTTGCCGAGCTAGAAGTTGATGCCGATACCGCTATTTGGCCAATTCGGTTTACAGAAGTCGACAACGATCTCAATAGCTTATATAAGAATGTTCAGGACAAGTCCGATAAAGTGGTCGCATTTTTAATCAAACAAGGCTTCACTACTGAAGAGATCTCCAGTTCTTTGCCCTCCATCCAAGATCGCCAGGCTCAAGGTTATGTCGACCCTAATGTTCGTTATCGCTATGCTGCCCAAGTAACCATTTCACTTTATACCAAAAGAGTTAAATTATTACTCAGTATGCAACGCAATTTACTCGATCTTGCAAAAGAAGGAATCGTCATCTCCAATCAAGATTATAACGGCCGTACCGAGTTTCTATTTACCCAACTCAATAGCATTAAGCCTAAGATGGTGCAATCAGCGACCGAAAATGCACGTCAAACCGCAGAAAAATTTGCCATCGACTCTCAATCAAAACTGGGCAAGATAAAGAGTGCATCCCAAGGACAATTCACCATTAATGATCGTGATAGCAACACACCCAATATCAAAAAAGTCAGGATAGTCTCAACCCTGACCTATTACTTAAATGATTAA
- the ribA gene encoding GTP cyclohydrolase II has product MSIKYVATSKLPTPWGVFAMHGFEDTDTGKEHVALTFGELDSNTPILGRIHSECLTGDALFSLRCDCGFQLQTAMQNIAELGQGFILYLRQEGRGIGLLNKIRAYELQDQGANTVEANERLGFDADMRKYDMIKPMMDKIGVHQVKLMTNNPRKVKAMKELGIEVIERVPLQVGKNRYNEDYLKTKSTELGHMMSEYHFTEDKGSNS; this is encoded by the coding sequence ATGTCGATTAAGTATGTCGCTACTTCAAAATTACCTACGCCATGGGGTGTTTTCGCAATGCACGGTTTTGAAGACACTGACACAGGCAAAGAACATGTCGCACTGACATTTGGTGAGTTAGACTCCAATACACCTATTCTTGGGCGTATTCATTCAGAGTGCCTAACGGGTGATGCACTGTTTAGTTTGCGCTGTGACTGTGGTTTTCAGCTGCAAACCGCGATGCAAAATATTGCTGAATTGGGTCAAGGTTTTATCTTATATCTTCGTCAAGAAGGACGCGGCATAGGCTTGTTAAATAAGATCCGTGCCTACGAGCTGCAAGATCAAGGAGCTAATACCGTCGAAGCTAACGAGCGTTTAGGTTTTGATGCTGATATGCGTAAATACGATATGATCAAGCCGATGATGGACAAAATTGGTGTTCATCAGGTTAAGTTGATGACTAACAATCCTCGTAAGGTCAAAGCAATGAAAGAGCTGGGGATTGAAGTGATTGAACGAGTACCATTACAAGTCGGTAAGAATCGTTATAACGAAGATTATTTAAAAACCAAGTCGACCGAACTTGGTCATATGATGTCCGAATATCATTTTACTGAAGATAAAGGTAGCAACTCTTAA
- a CDS encoding efflux RND transporter permease subunit: MSSQQMHNGDKQTTKLGFSGRIAALFQLSAITPLLALLGLLLGLFAVLVTPKEEEPQIDVTFADVFIPFPGATPSEVEQLVTLPMEQVLSQIKGVDTLYSFSQPDGALLIAIFEVGIPRNEAIVKLYNQVYSNMDKVATQAGVGEPQIKPRGIDDVPIVSLTLWSKSTETSAEQLTHIAKGLETELKRIPGTREIYSVGRHDVSLNVRIDPAKMSFYGLTYDDISNSLASNNHVSMPVSLIQDNQEIKIQTGQFLQSQQEVEQLVVAVYQDESGKSAPVYLADIASVSLNTDIPTKNAWHSDKQGTFPAVTVAIGKQPGENAVDVANAILDRLDKVDNILIPNDVEVTVSRNYGKTAGDKANTLILKLVFATSAVVILVFLAMGLREAIVVGIAIIITLAITLFASWAWGFTLNRISLFALIFSIGILVDDAIVVVENIHRHMALGKRSFTELIPVAVDEVGGPTILATFTVIAALMPMAFVSGLMGPYMSPIPINASMGMLISLAIAFIVTPWLATKLLKKHQPTNGAPETDEPSTTRMVKIFTTLISPFVHGKQARKARLGLAAAIALLIAIAIALPISQLVVLKMLPFDNKSEFQVMVDMPEGTPVEQTQKVLKALGQQLNQVEEVDNYQMYAGTNAPMNFNGLVRHYFLRETQELGDIQVNLVDKSERHRDSHAIAVSVRESLQQIATQYNANVKVVEVPPGPPVWSPILAEVYAPNEALREQAALQLQQLFHQTQDVVDIDIYLPAAQQKWQVNIDRSKASLLGVPYSNIVDLVATSIGGKEVSYLHKANQTTPVPIKLQLDEGAKVDLEQVLNLRLNTISGNSVPVSELVNINKTQIDAPIIHKNMIPMIMVVADMAGPLDSPLYGMFEMAASIDDKNGLGFEQHYVNQPSGLDSIAVLWDGEWKITYETFRDMGIAYGVGMIAIYLLVVGQFKSYTVPLIIMAPIPLTIIGVMPGHALLGAQFTATSMIGMIALAGIIVRNSILLVDFINQETAAGIPFEQAVIHSGAVRAKPIMLTGLAAMIGALFILDDPIFNGLAISLIFGIFVSTLLTLVVIPVLYYAVMHKKLSHNAAN; the protein is encoded by the coding sequence ATGAGCTCGCAACAAATGCATAATGGCGATAAACAAACGACAAAACTGGGTTTTTCTGGCCGTATAGCCGCCCTTTTCCAGTTGAGTGCAATAACGCCCTTACTAGCACTCCTTGGGTTATTACTTGGCCTGTTTGCCGTATTGGTCACCCCAAAAGAGGAAGAGCCACAAATCGATGTCACCTTTGCTGATGTCTTTATCCCCTTCCCTGGCGCAACGCCTAGCGAAGTTGAACAACTAGTTACCCTGCCGATGGAGCAAGTGCTGTCGCAAATAAAAGGCGTAGACACCCTCTACTCATTCTCTCAACCCGATGGCGCACTGCTAATCGCCATTTTTGAAGTGGGTATTCCCCGCAACGAAGCGATCGTCAAACTGTATAATCAGGTCTATTCCAATATGGATAAGGTCGCGACCCAGGCTGGCGTCGGCGAACCACAAATCAAACCCCGTGGTATTGATGATGTGCCCATTGTCAGCCTAACCTTATGGTCAAAATCGACCGAGACCTCGGCAGAACAATTGACTCATATCGCCAAAGGATTGGAAACCGAACTCAAACGCATTCCTGGCACACGTGAGATCTATAGTGTTGGACGCCATGACGTTAGTCTGAATGTCCGTATCGATCCGGCAAAAATGAGCTTTTATGGCCTAACCTATGATGACATTAGCAACAGCCTTGCGAGCAACAATCACGTCTCTATGCCTGTTTCGCTAATTCAAGATAACCAAGAGATAAAAATACAAACCGGCCAATTTTTACAATCTCAACAAGAGGTTGAGCAACTCGTTGTCGCCGTATACCAAGATGAATCGGGCAAGAGTGCGCCAGTCTATCTCGCTGATATCGCAAGCGTTAGCCTCAATACAGATATTCCAACCAAAAATGCTTGGCACAGCGACAAACAGGGAACTTTTCCTGCGGTCACCGTCGCCATTGGCAAACAACCTGGCGAAAATGCGGTCGACGTCGCCAATGCGATATTAGATCGTCTCGATAAAGTCGATAACATCTTAATACCTAACGATGTTGAGGTCACCGTATCGCGAAATTATGGTAAGACAGCAGGCGATAAAGCCAATACCCTGATTTTAAAGCTAGTATTTGCCACCTCTGCCGTTGTCATCTTAGTGTTCTTAGCGATGGGCCTACGTGAAGCTATCGTAGTTGGTATCGCCATTATTATTACCTTAGCGATCACCCTATTTGCTTCATGGGCTTGGGGCTTTACGCTTAATCGGATCTCACTATTTGCCCTCATCTTCTCCATCGGGATATTGGTCGATGATGCCATTGTCGTGGTCGAAAATATTCACCGTCATATGGCTCTGGGAAAACGTTCATTTACCGAATTAATTCCCGTCGCTGTCGATGAAGTGGGCGGCCCGACAATATTGGCTACTTTCACCGTGATAGCGGCATTGATGCCTATGGCATTTGTGTCGGGTCTTATGGGGCCTTATATGAGTCCTATTCCGATTAATGCCAGTATGGGAATGCTGATCTCACTTGCTATCGCTTTTATTGTCACGCCTTGGTTAGCGACTAAACTGCTCAAAAAACATCAACCCACCAACGGTGCTCCAGAGACAGATGAACCGTCTACAACACGAATGGTGAAGATATTTACTACGCTCATCTCGCCCTTTGTTCACGGTAAACAAGCACGTAAAGCTAGATTAGGTCTGGCAGCAGCCATAGCGCTACTGATCGCTATCGCTATCGCCTTGCCTATTAGTCAGTTGGTGGTTTTAAAAATGCTGCCTTTTGATAACAAATCAGAGTTCCAAGTGATGGTCGATATGCCTGAAGGCACTCCTGTTGAACAGACACAAAAAGTGCTTAAAGCGCTGGGGCAACAGCTTAATCAAGTTGAAGAAGTCGATAACTATCAGATGTACGCCGGCACCAATGCGCCAATGAATTTCAACGGTCTAGTTAGACACTATTTTTTACGAGAAACCCAAGAACTAGGCGACATCCAAGTTAACTTGGTCGATAAGTCTGAGCGTCATCGCGATAGCCACGCTATTGCGGTCTCTGTAAGAGAGTCACTGCAACAGATTGCGACCCAATACAATGCCAATGTTAAGGTTGTCGAAGTGCCTCCAGGACCACCAGTATGGTCGCCCATTTTGGCAGAGGTCTATGCGCCAAATGAAGCGCTTAGAGAGCAAGCGGCATTACAACTGCAGCAACTGTTCCATCAAACTCAAGATGTTGTTGATATCGATATCTATTTACCCGCTGCGCAGCAAAAGTGGCAAGTGAATATTGACCGCTCAAAAGCCAGCCTATTGGGTGTGCCGTACAGCAACATTGTTGATTTAGTCGCAACATCGATTGGCGGTAAAGAGGTCAGCTATCTGCACAAAGCAAACCAAACGACCCCAGTACCTATAAAATTACAGCTTGATGAGGGCGCCAAAGTCGATCTGGAGCAAGTACTTAATCTCAGATTGAACACCATAAGTGGCAACTCAGTTCCTGTATCTGAACTGGTTAATATCAATAAGACTCAAATTGATGCACCAATCATTCACAAAAACATGATCCCGATGATCATGGTCGTTGCAGATATGGCGGGACCACTAGATAGCCCACTCTATGGCATGTTTGAGATGGCAGCGTCGATTGATGATAAAAACGGCTTAGGTTTCGAGCAGCACTATGTTAATCAACCTTCAGGGCTCGATAGCATTGCAGTACTTTGGGACGGTGAATGGAAGATCACCTATGAGACCTTTAGGGATATGGGTATTGCCTATGGAGTTGGCATGATAGCAATTTATTTGCTTGTTGTCGGTCAATTTAAATCTTACACGGTGCCGCTGATTATTATGGCGCCTATTCCATTAACCATTATTGGTGTGATGCCAGGCCATGCTCTCCTTGGGGCTCAGTTCACGGCAACGTCGATGATTGGGATGATAGCCCTTGCAGGCATAATTGTGCGTAACTCAATTCTATTGGTCGACTTTATCAATCAAGAAACAGCTGCGGGCATCCCATTTGAACAAGCGGTTATCCACTCTGGAGCCGTCCGAGCCAAACCCATTATGTTAACTGGACTCGCGGCGATGATTGGCGCCCTATTCATTCTCGATGACCCCATATTTAATGGATTAGCCATCAGTTTGATCTTCGGTATTTTCGTATCAACCTTGCTGACATTAGTCGTCATCCCAGTGTTGTATTACGCCGTCATGCATAAAAAATTGTCACATAATGCTGCTAACTAA
- a CDS encoding rhodanese-like domain-containing protein, with protein sequence MEKSTYTLVKQFNTLIALLFLAVVSLSAPSVAAETDAQTTAWKMINNGALIIDVRTPEEFHQGHLDNAVNIPYESISTEFTKRKIAKDQPVVVYCRSGRRSSIAQSSLIELGYSNIHNGGGYEQLAGQK encoded by the coding sequence GTGGAAAAATCCACATATACACTGGTAAAACAATTTAACACGCTTATTGCACTGTTATTTTTAGCCGTTGTAAGCCTCTCTGCACCAAGTGTAGCGGCAGAAACTGATGCTCAAACTACAGCATGGAAGATGATCAACAATGGCGCGCTCATCATTGATGTTCGTACTCCAGAAGAGTTCCATCAAGGGCATTTAGATAATGCGGTAAATATTCCATATGAGAGTATCTCTACAGAGTTTACTAAACGAAAAATAGCTAAAGATCAGCCTGTTGTAGTTTATTGTCGAAGTGGACGCCGCAGCAGTATTGCACAATCGAGTTTAATAGAGCTCGGCTACAGTAACATCCATAATGGTGGTGGTTACGAACAACTTGCCGGACAAAAATAA
- a CDS encoding OmpP1/FadL family transporter, protein MKLFNKTLLAVAVTLASSQAMAAGFQLNSQSATGLGRAFAGDAVIADNAAVMARNSAAMALFDTTAISLGVTYIDTDVTLKDASLTYLTNTGYQSVGLPDVSDIGGATPVPNIFIVHPINEQWSIGFGAYSNFGTTTEYSDSFAADIFGGTTKVRSANIQGSVSYRINNNFSIGAGLDIVSGSGELYREFKSAGMGPSAPALDVEAEGYGLGWNIGAVYEVNDNHRFGLSYRYSPTIKADGDFVYQGQAAADDTLHLPLPSIAEFSGYHKLTNQFAVHYSAQFIQWSNFDTLDTDAFGTIKEYNWRDTWHFSVGGTYDINNAWTVRAGYMYDMGAVDEIQSIAIPDSDRHWFSAGLTYRLSEHSDLDFGLTYLMGKDIDVTESQYLGPLPVATVNGTTRANAWMYGIQYSYKF, encoded by the coding sequence ATGAAGCTTTTTAACAAGACATTACTAGCCGTTGCCGTAACACTTGCGAGCTCTCAAGCTATGGCAGCTGGTTTTCAACTAAATAGCCAATCGGCAACGGGTTTAGGTCGCGCATTTGCTGGTGATGCAGTTATCGCAGATAACGCCGCAGTGATGGCGAGAAACTCTGCTGCGATGGCACTATTTGACACAACTGCAATCAGTTTAGGTGTGACGTATATCGATACCGATGTCACACTTAAAGACGCTAGCCTCACTTATTTAACCAATACAGGCTATCAATCAGTCGGTCTGCCTGATGTGTCAGATATTGGTGGCGCAACACCTGTACCCAATATTTTTATCGTTCATCCAATCAATGAGCAATGGTCTATTGGTTTTGGGGCTTACTCTAACTTTGGCACAACGACCGAGTACTCAGATAGTTTTGCAGCTGATATTTTCGGTGGCACAACCAAAGTGCGTAGTGCCAATATCCAAGGCAGCGTGTCTTACCGTATTAATAATAATTTTAGTATCGGTGCAGGCCTTGATATCGTGTCTGGTTCTGGCGAACTTTATCGTGAATTCAAAAGCGCAGGAATGGGGCCAAGCGCTCCAGCACTTGATGTTGAAGCTGAAGGTTATGGACTCGGCTGGAATATCGGTGCCGTTTATGAAGTCAATGACAATCACAGATTTGGTTTAAGCTATCGTTATTCTCCAACCATTAAAGCCGACGGTGACTTTGTTTACCAAGGTCAAGCAGCGGCTGACGATACATTGCATTTACCACTGCCTTCAATTGCGGAGTTTTCTGGTTATCACAAATTAACCAATCAATTTGCCGTGCACTATTCGGCGCAATTTATCCAGTGGAGCAACTTCGATACCCTAGATACCGATGCGTTCGGCACGATCAAAGAGTATAACTGGCGTGATACCTGGCACTTCTCTGTCGGTGGAACTTACGACATAAACAATGCTTGGACCGTGCGTGCAGGTTATATGTATGACATGGGAGCAGTAGATGAGATCCAATCAATTGCGATTCCAGATTCTGACCGTCATTGGTTCTCTGCTGGTTTAACCTATCGCTTATCTGAGCACTCAGACCTAGATTTTGGTTTAACCTATCTTATGGGCAAAGATATTGATGTTACTGAAAGTCAGTATCTTGGACCTCTGCCTGTAGCAACGGTTAACGGCACGACTCGTGCAAATGCTTGGATGTATGGTATTCAGTACAGCTACAAGTTTTAA
- a CDS encoding YgaP family membrane protein — protein sequence MSIERSIFAFAGFMVLLSLVLTALVHHNFVWLTVFVGANLFQSAFTGFCPAAMIMKKLGIKSEAEIERAKQQS from the coding sequence ATGTCTATCGAACGTAGTATTTTCGCTTTTGCTGGCTTTATGGTGTTACTGTCTTTAGTACTCACTGCATTAGTACATCATAATTTTGTCTGGCTTACTGTCTTTGTTGGCGCTAATCTATTTCAAAGCGCTTTTACTGGCTTCTGCCCTGCAGCCATGATAATGAAAAAACTTGGTATTAAGAGCGAAGCTGAGATAGAGCGTGCCAAACAACAAAGTTAA